A window of Deinococcus sp. YIM 134068 genomic DNA:
ATTGCCAATGATACGAAACAACGTAAGCTAGATATCACCACATCCGAAGTCATCAATTCATTGAACACCTCACGCAGAGAAGAAATTGACTTCTGGAATGATTACTACCAACGCCTAGATTTAGAAGAACGGGACATCGGCGTTTATGAAAAACACAAAAGAGAAGCCGGCTACTGAAATAGGTTTATAAAATAGTAACTCCGACTACTCAAATTTCCCGCAACGGCCTCGCCGCCAGCCACTCCGGCACCTCGCCCGGCAGGTACGTGTCGAAGGTCAGGTGGGTCAGGCTGACGAGGGGGTAGCCCTCCAGCGGCCCTTCCTCCTGCCGCCGATCCACGATGCAGGCGACGGCGACGCACCTTCCGCCCGCCGCCTCCGCCGCGCGCACGGCCTTCAGGACGCTGCCGCCCGTGGTCAGTACGTCCTCCACGGCGACGAAGGGTTCACCGGGCTGGAGGGTGAACGCCTCGCGGAGTTTCATCCCGCCCCGCCCGTCCTTCTCGGCGAAGATGGCGCGGGTGCCGAGGTGCCGGGCGACCTCGTAGGCGAGGACGACGCCGCCCATCGCGGGGCCGACCGTGACGGACGCCTGAACGCCTGCCTCACGCAACTTCCCGGCCAGCGCTCGCCCGATCTGCTCGGTGAGGTGCGGGTGCTGGAGCAGAGTGGTGGATTGGAGGAACTTCGGGGAGTGGCGGCCCGAGGCGAGCAGGAAATGCCCCTCGTGGTACGCGCCCGCCTCGCGGTACAGGGCCAGAACGTCCATGCGCGGAGTATCGCACTCGCCCGGAGACGAGGGCACGACCCCCTACAGCCCGGAGGTGCGGTCCTTCCCTATGATGGTGCATGGAGTCGCCCGACCATGCGCCGCCCTTTCCCCACGCCCTCGCCCTGCGGTCCCGCCGCCGCCTGCTCGGCATCCCGCTGCGGACGCTCGCGCAGGAGGCGGCCCTCGCCCCCGAACTGCTGGAAGCCGTGGAGCGCGGCGAGTACGACCCGCGCAGCCTCCACGCCCTCGCCCGTCAGGTGCTGGCGCGGACGCT
This region includes:
- a CDS encoding XRE family transcriptional regulator yields the protein MESPDHAPPFPHALALRSRRRLLGIPLRTLAQEAALAPELLEAVERGEYDPRSLHALARQVLARTLDVEI
- the pyrE gene encoding orotate phosphoribosyltransferase; translation: MDVLALYREAGAYHEGHFLLASGRHSPKFLQSTTLLQHPHLTEQIGRALAGKLREAGVQASVTVGPAMGGVVLAYEVARHLGTRAIFAEKDGRGGMKLREAFTLQPGEPFVAVEDVLTTGGSVLKAVRAAEAAGGRCVAVACIVDRRQEEGPLEGYPLVSLTHLTFDTYLPGEVPEWLAARPLREI